A single region of the Amphiprion ocellaris isolate individual 3 ecotype Okinawa chromosome 4, ASM2253959v1, whole genome shotgun sequence genome encodes:
- the ppp2r2ca gene encoding protein phosphatase 2, regulatory subunit B, gamma a: MGEDAESPKINHTFLRDYVTEADVISTVEFNQTGDLLATGDKGGRVVIFQREIESKGESEEVGETGDSGEYNVYSTFQSHEPDFDYLKSLEIEEKINKIRWLPQQNAAHFLLSTNDKTIKLWKVSERDKRPEGYNLKDEEGRLKDISTITSLQVPVLKPTDLMVEVRPRRVFANGHTYHVNSISVNSDGETYLSADDLRINMWHLGITDRSFNIVDIKPANMEDLTEVITAAEFHPQHCHLFVYSSSKGTLRLCDMRASALCDRHTKLFEEPEDPGSRSFFSEIISSVSDVKFSHSGRYLLTRDYLTAKVWDLNMDKGPVETYQVHEYLRSKLCSLYENDCIFDKFECVWNSSDSVIMTGAYNSFFRMFDRETGRGVTLEAWRESSKPRAVLRTRRVYTGGKRRRGDVGVDSLDFTKKILHMAWHPSENIIAIAATNNLYIFQDRVNPETQAQ, encoded by the exons ATGGGCGAGGACGCTGAGAGCCCCAAAATCAACCACACCTTCCTGCGAGACTACGTCACTGAAG CCGATGTCATCTCTACGGTGGAGTTCAACCAGACGGGGGACCTGCTGGCCACGGGGGATAAAGGTGGCCGAGTGGTCATCTTCCAGCGAGAGATTGAG TCTAAAGGGGAGTCAGAGGAGGTGGGGGAGACGGGGGACTCTGGGGAATACAACGTCTACAGCACGTTTCAGAGCCATGAGCCAGACTTTGACTACCTGAAGAGTCTGGAGATCGAAGAGAAAATCAACAAGATCAGATGGCTGCCACAACAGAATGCAGCACATTTCCTCCTTTCCACCAATG ATAAGACCATTAAACTGTGGAAGGTGAGTGAGAGAGACAAGAGACCGGAGGGATACAACCTGAAAGATGAGGAGGGACGGCTCAAGGACATCTCTACCATCACCTCCctgcag GTGCCAGTGCTGAAACCTACAGATCTAATGGTAGAGGTTCGTCCCAGACGAGTGTTCGCTAATGGACATACCTACCATGTCAACTCCATCTCGGTCAACAGCGATGGGGAGACCTACCTGTCTGCTGATGACCTGCGCATCAATATGTGGCACCTGGGCATCACAGACCGTAGTTTCA ACATTGTAGACATCAAACCAGCCAACATGGAAGATCTGACGGAGGTGATAACGGCAGCAGAGTTCCACCCTCAGCACTGCCACTTGTTTGTGTACAGCAGCAGCAAGGGAACACTGCGCCTCTGTGACATGAGAGCCTCCGCACTCTGTGACAGACACACCAAAC TTTTTGAGGAACCTGAGGATCCAGGAAGCCGGTCCTTCTTCTCAGAGATTATCTCCTCTGTGTCGGATGTCAAGTTCAGCCACAGTGGACGCTACCTGCTGACCAGAGACTACCTCACCGCCAAGGTGTGGGACTTGAATATGGACAAAGGCCCAGTGGAGACGTACCAG GTCCACGAATACCTAAGGAGTAAGCTGTGTTCCCTCTACGAGAATGACTGCATCTTCGACAAGTTTGAGTGTGTTTGGAACAGCTCAGACAG TGTGATCATGACGGGGGCGTACAACAGCTTCTTCCGGATGTTTGACAGGGAAACGGGCCGAGGCGTAACCCTGGAGGCATGGCGAGAAAGCAGCAAGCCTCGGGCCGTGCTTCGGACCCGCCGTGTTTATACTGGCGGTAAGCGTCGCCGTGGTGACGTGGGCGTTGATAGCCTGGACTTCACTAAGAAAATCCTGCACATGGCTTGGCACCCATCTGAAAATATAATTGCCATAGCAGCCACCAACAACCTGTACATCTTCCAGGATCGTGTCAACCCTGAGACGCAGGCACAGTGA